In one Parvibaculum sp. genomic region, the following are encoded:
- a CDS encoding NAD(P)-dependent oxidoreductase — MLDLGSLKAMLVGEGELAERRLAALDASGAAHLEVYSGSPTPALVKQAGKRLKGARPTGEAFRGARVVFIAGLGDAESVALAGQARAAGALVNTEDVKPLCDFHVPSVMRRGDLTITVSTGGKAPGLSRRLRRHLEGLFGSEWAGRLDELGRQRKTWRMQGLEAADVGRRVDAYIEEKGWLP, encoded by the coding sequence ATGCTCGATCTCGGCTCCCTCAAGGCGATGCTCGTCGGTGAGGGGGAGCTGGCCGAAAGGCGGCTCGCGGCGCTCGACGCCTCGGGCGCGGCCCATCTGGAGGTCTATTCCGGGTCGCCCACGCCGGCGCTCGTCAAGCAGGCCGGGAAGCGCCTCAAGGGCGCGCGGCCCACAGGCGAGGCATTCCGGGGCGCTCGCGTCGTGTTTATCGCGGGTCTGGGCGATGCCGAAAGCGTGGCGCTGGCCGGGCAGGCGCGGGCGGCAGGGGCCTTGGTCAATACAGAGGATGTGAAGCCGCTCTGCGACTTTCACGTGCCCTCGGTCATGCGGCGCGGCGACCTGACGATCACCGTTTCGACGGGCGGCAAGGCGCCGGGCCTGTCGCGGCGGTTGCGGCGGCATCTGGAAGGATTGTTCGGGTCCGAATGGGCCGGGCGTCTTGACGAACTGGGCCGGCAGCGCAAAACGTGGCGCATGCAGGGTCTCGAAGCGGCCGATGTCGGTCGCCGCGTCGATGCCTATATCGAAGAGAAAGGCTGGTTGCCATGA
- the accC gene encoding acetyl-CoA carboxylase biotin carboxylase subunit yields MFKKILIANRGEIACRVIKTAKKMGIATVAVYSAADKDALHVEMADEAVAIGAAPASESYLVIDKIIAACKETGAEAVHPGYGFLSENAKFAQALADNGIAFIGPNIKAVEVMGDKIESKKFANAAKVNTVPGYLGVIKDVAEATKIANEIGYPVMIKASAGGGGKGMRIAWSEKEVADGFTSSMSEAKSSFGDDRVFIEKFVTQPRHIEIQVLGDRHGNAIYVMERECSIQRRNQKVIEEAPSPFLDEKTRKAMGEQAVALAKAVDYESAGTVEFIVDKDRNFYFLEMNTRLQVEHPVTELITGIDLVEQMIRVAAGEKLAIKQSDVKIKGWAIESRVYAEDPYRNFLPSTGRLVRYQPPAEGTANGLTVRNDTGVYEGGEISMFYDPMIAKLCTHGPDRLAAIDRMALALDEFHIEGIQHNIPFVNAIMEHPRFRSGNITTGFIAEEYPDGFHGVPLADERAVRFAAIAVFINAIHAARAVQISGQLSGRPRKLPSEWVVSVGDWNQRVTAEDANGALRVVFLDDKGAKGESHLVRSQWVPGQAVFRGEVDGVPMTVEIVRAKQGYILRYRGASAHAVVRTVVGHRLNALMPEKIAADTSKLLLCPMPGLVKAIHVSEGQEVKAGEALAVVEAMKMENILRAEFDCTVEKVNAAPGDSLAVDAVIMEFA; encoded by the coding sequence ATGTTCAAGAAAATCCTGATCGCCAACCGGGGCGAAATTGCCTGCCGCGTCATCAAGACGGCGAAGAAAATGGGCATTGCGACGGTTGCGGTCTATTCGGCCGCCGACAAGGACGCGCTGCATGTCGAGATGGCGGATGAAGCTGTCGCCATCGGCGCGGCGCCGGCGTCGGAATCCTATCTGGTGATCGATAAAATCATCGCCGCCTGCAAGGAGACGGGCGCGGAAGCCGTGCATCCGGGCTATGGCTTCCTGTCGGAGAATGCGAAATTCGCGCAGGCGCTCGCCGACAACGGCATCGCCTTCATCGGCCCCAACATCAAGGCCGTCGAGGTGATGGGCGACAAGATCGAGTCGAAGAAATTCGCCAACGCCGCCAAGGTCAACACGGTGCCGGGCTATCTCGGCGTGATCAAGGACGTGGCGGAAGCGACCAAGATCGCCAACGAGATCGGCTATCCGGTGATGATCAAGGCGTCGGCCGGCGGCGGCGGCAAGGGCATGCGCATCGCCTGGTCCGAAAAGGAAGTCGCCGACGGCTTCACCTCGTCCATGTCGGAAGCCAAGTCCTCCTTCGGCGACGACCGCGTCTTCATCGAGAAATTCGTCACGCAGCCGCGCCACATCGAAATCCAGGTGCTGGGCGACCGCCACGGCAATGCGATCTATGTGATGGAGCGCGAATGCTCGATCCAGCGCCGCAACCAGAAGGTCATCGAAGAAGCGCCGTCGCCGTTCCTCGACGAGAAGACGCGCAAGGCGATGGGCGAGCAGGCGGTGGCGCTGGCGAAAGCGGTGGACTATGAAAGCGCCGGCACCGTCGAATTCATCGTCGACAAGGACCGCAATTTCTATTTCCTCGAAATGAACACGCGTCTCCAGGTCGAGCATCCCGTCACCGAGCTCATCACCGGCATCGATCTTGTCGAACAGATGATCCGCGTCGCCGCCGGCGAAAAGCTCGCCATCAAGCAGTCGGACGTCAAGATCAAGGGCTGGGCGATCGAGAGCCGCGTCTATGCCGAAGACCCCTACCGCAATTTCCTGCCCTCCACCGGCCGTCTCGTGCGCTACCAGCCGCCGGCCGAAGGCACGGCGAACGGTCTCACGGTGCGCAACGACACCGGCGTCTATGAAGGCGGCGAGATTTCGATGTTCTACGATCCGATGATCGCCAAGCTCTGCACGCATGGGCCGGACCGCCTCGCCGCCATCGACCGCATGGCGCTGGCGCTCGACGAGTTCCACATCGAGGGCATCCAGCACAACATTCCCTTCGTCAACGCGATCATGGAGCATCCGCGTTTCCGCTCCGGCAACATCACCACCGGCTTCATCGCCGAGGAATATCCGGACGGCTTCCACGGCGTTCCGCTGGCGGATGAGCGCGCGGTGCGTTTCGCGGCCATCGCCGTTTTCATCAACGCGATCCATGCGGCGCGCGCGGTGCAGATTTCCGGCCAGCTTTCGGGCCGCCCGCGCAAGCTTCCCAGCGAATGGGTCGTCTCGGTCGGCGACTGGAACCAGCGCGTGACGGCGGAAGACGCGAACGGTGCGTTGCGCGTCGTCTTCCTCGACGACAAGGGCGCGAAGGGCGAAAGCCATCTGGTGCGCAGCCAGTGGGTGCCGGGGCAGGCCGTCTTCCGCGGCGAGGTCGATGGCGTGCCCATGACGGTCGAAATCGTTCGCGCCAAGCAGGGCTACATCCTGCGCTATCGCGGCGCGTCCGCCCATGCCGTTGTCCGCACGGTTGTCGGGCATCGCCTGAACGCGTTGATGCCGGAAAAGATCGCGGCCGACACTTCGAAACTTCTGCTCTGCCCGATGCCGGGTCTCGTGAAAGCCATTCACGTCAGCGAAGGCCAGGAAGTCAAAGCCGGCGAGGCGCTCGCCGTCGTCGAGGCGATGAAAATGGAAAACATCCTGCGCGCCGAATTCGACTGCACCGTCGAAAAAGTCAACGCCGCGCCGGGCGACAGCCTCGCGGTAGACGCGGTGATCATGGAGTTCGCGTAA
- a CDS encoding phosphatase PAP2 family protein, whose protein sequence is MEDFLHSMDWVLPLRHDWATPIANGFTWLGYTPFFLMFLPLGYWLWDRAIFTRLAVLIAITAVINGWLKDFWQDARPDPRYWIDNRVEGSPGRPSGHAQVAAAMWLWLAYEMRRRWAWVAAILIAAGVALSRLYVGVHDVDDVLTGIALGLASIVLFIWLLGPSFDFWRRLPVLVHMAVLVALVPLLWLVWPPEGEAGSSFYGHTSVLFLLFGWVAGQTLDYRLVPRRGPRPAIWQMAVMAVGGIVVLFALRGAIDTGGAAAGLPRVATLYLGAAILGFYMTGLAPMGFRALRLMK, encoded by the coding sequence GTGGAAGATTTCCTGCACAGCATGGATTGGGTGCTGCCGCTGCGCCACGACTGGGCGACGCCGATCGCCAACGGCTTCACCTGGCTCGGCTATACGCCGTTTTTCCTGATGTTCCTGCCGCTGGGATACTGGCTCTGGGACCGCGCGATATTCACGCGCCTTGCGGTCCTCATCGCCATCACCGCCGTCATCAACGGCTGGCTGAAGGATTTCTGGCAGGACGCCCGTCCCGACCCGCGCTACTGGATCGACAATCGCGTCGAAGGTTCGCCGGGCCGCCCGTCGGGCCATGCACAGGTCGCCGCCGCCATGTGGCTGTGGCTCGCCTATGAAATGCGCCGCCGCTGGGCCTGGGTCGCGGCCATCCTGATCGCCGCCGGCGTGGCGCTGAGCCGGCTCTATGTCGGCGTCCATGATGTCGACGACGTCCTGACCGGCATCGCCCTCGGCCTGGCAAGCATCGTCCTCTTCATCTGGCTTCTCGGCCCGTCATTCGATTTCTGGCGGCGCCTGCCCGTCCTCGTCCACATGGCGGTCCTTGTGGCGCTGGTGCCGCTGCTCTGGCTGGTCTGGCCGCCCGAAGGCGAGGCGGGAAGCAGCTTCTACGGCCACACCTCGGTCCTGTTCCTGCTTTTCGGTTGGGTCGCCGGACAGACACTCGACTATCGGCTGGTCCCCAGACGCGGACCGCGCCCGGCGATCTGGCAGATGGCCGTCATGGCCGTCGGCGGCATCGTGGTGCTTTTCGCGCTGCGCGGGGCCATCGACACAGGCGGCGCAGCCGCCGGTCTGCCGCGGGTTGCCACGCTTTATCTCGGCGCGGCCATTCTCGGCTTCTACATGACCGGCCTTGCCCCGATGGGCTTCAGGGCATTGCGGCTGATGAAATAG
- a CDS encoding acetyl-CoA C-acyltransferase has translation MSQNRHETDPVVIVSAARTPMGGFQGALSGLTGPELGAAAVRGAVARASLGPKEIDEVLMGCVLSAGAKQAPARQAALKAGLDEKTPCTTVNKMCGSGMKAVMMAHDAIVAGHGDVVVAGGLESMTNAPYLLPKARGGLRLGHGEIKDHMFLDGLEDAYEGRLMGSYAEDTAQHYQFTRDAQDAYALESLKRAKQAVEGGTFAPEIVTVSAPGRKGAVDVAQDEQPLTADASKIPTLKPAFAKDGTVTAANSSSISDGAAALVLMRLSEAGKRGLAPLAAIRGHTMHAQAPAWFSTAPVGAISKLLERTGWTTKDVDLWEVNEAFAVVAMAAIKELNLSHDNMNIYGGACALGHPIGASGARILVTLLNALQQTGGKRGVASLCIGGGEATAVAIERLN, from the coding sequence ATGTCACAAAACCGTCACGAAACCGATCCCGTCGTTATCGTCAGCGCCGCGCGTACGCCTATGGGCGGCTTTCAAGGCGCGTTGTCGGGCCTCACCGGGCCGGAGCTTGGCGCGGCGGCCGTCCGGGGCGCGGTGGCACGGGCGTCGCTCGGACCGAAGGAAATCGACGAAGTGCTGATGGGCTGTGTGCTTTCGGCCGGCGCAAAGCAGGCGCCGGCGCGCCAAGCGGCGCTGAAGGCGGGTCTCGACGAGAAAACGCCCTGCACGACGGTCAACAAGATGTGCGGCTCGGGCATGAAAGCCGTGATGATGGCGCATGACGCGATCGTCGCCGGTCACGGCGATGTCGTTGTTGCGGGCGGTCTCGAAAGCATGACCAATGCACCTTACCTGCTGCCGAAAGCGCGCGGCGGGTTGCGGCTCGGGCATGGCGAGATCAAGGACCACATGTTCCTCGACGGTCTCGAAGATGCCTATGAAGGGCGGTTGATGGGCTCCTATGCCGAGGATACCGCGCAGCACTATCAGTTCACGCGCGACGCGCAGGATGCCTATGCGTTGGAGTCGCTGAAGCGGGCGAAGCAGGCGGTCGAGGGCGGCACGTTCGCACCGGAAATCGTGACCGTCAGCGCGCCGGGCCGGAAGGGTGCCGTCGATGTCGCGCAGGACGAGCAGCCGCTGACGGCGGATGCATCGAAAATCCCGACACTGAAGCCCGCCTTCGCGAAGGACGGCACGGTGACGGCGGCCAATTCAAGCTCGATTTCCGATGGCGCGGCGGCGCTGGTGTTGATGCGTTTGTCGGAGGCCGGGAAGCGCGGTCTTGCGCCACTTGCCGCCATTCGCGGTCATACGATGCATGCGCAGGCGCCGGCCTGGTTTTCGACCGCACCGGTCGGCGCGATCTCGAAGCTGCTGGAACGCACCGGCTGGACGACCAAGGATGTCGATCTGTGGGAGGTCAACGAGGCTTTTGCCGTGGTCGCGATGGCCGCGATCAAGGAACTCAACCTCAGCCACGACAACATGAACATTTATGGCGGCGCCTGCGCGCTCGGTCATCCGATCGGTGCTTCGGGGGCGCGCATCCTCGTGACGCTGCTCAACGCTTTGCAGCAGACCGGCGGCAAGCGCGGCGTCGCCTCGCTCTGCATCGGCGGCGGCGAGGCGACGGCGGTAGCGATCGAACGGCTGAACTAG
- a CDS encoding polymer-forming cytoskeletal protein, which yields MRTAILSCLFAVTTLAAAHAEPASGRAVEWVSGKDVFAAAEELTIDRRVDGALTAAGQIVILTRDAHVKGDAWIAARRAAIEGELEGDLSIRGQEALINGHVKGDVTFYGVELSLGPDARIDGDLDYFSASTAKIDKGAVVKGEVNGNAFRIGGDTVARDDTRERWRDSHMRERGGGLSAPGYHMSAGGAVVFGGLALLLGLVAPGAAARMRDAAVAEPWQALGLGMVWLIGVPVLAVATAITLVGLPVAFLLMLLYPLGIVFGLVAALTALGGLIAARIGSAGEGALGLVVGIVLAAALLWLAISIPVIGAIVWLAAVAAGLGLVVMALWGPERAAS from the coding sequence ATGCGAACCGCGATCCTGTCTTGCCTGTTTGCCGTGACGACGCTTGCCGCCGCCCATGCCGAGCCGGCCTCGGGCCGCGCGGTCGAGTGGGTCAGCGGCAAGGATGTCTTCGCGGCGGCGGAAGAACTCACCATCGACCGCCGGGTCGACGGCGCGCTGACGGCGGCCGGCCAGATCGTCATTCTGACGCGCGATGCGCATGTGAAGGGCGATGCCTGGATCGCGGCGCGGCGCGCGGCGATCGAGGGCGAACTCGAAGGCGATCTCTCGATCCGCGGGCAGGAAGCCCTCATCAACGGCCATGTGAAAGGCGACGTCACCTTCTACGGCGTCGAGCTGTCGCTCGGGCCGGATGCGCGCATCGACGGCGATCTCGACTATTTCTCGGCCTCGACGGCGAAGATCGACAAAGGCGCCGTCGTCAAGGGCGAGGTCAATGGCAATGCCTTCCGCATCGGCGGCGACACCGTCGCGCGCGACGACACGCGCGAACGCTGGCGCGACAGCCACATGCGCGAACGCGGCGGCGGTCTCTCGGCGCCCGGCTATCACATGTCGGCGGGCGGCGCGGTCGTGTTCGGCGGCCTCGCCCTGCTGCTCGGTCTCGTCGCGCCGGGTGCTGCGGCGCGGATGCGCGATGCCGCCGTCGCCGAGCCGTGGCAGGCGCTCGGCCTCGGCATGGTCTGGCTCATTGGTGTGCCGGTGCTGGCGGTCGCCACCGCGATCACGCTGGTCGGGCTGCCGGTCGCCTTCCTGCTGATGCTGCTTTATCCGCTCGGCATCGTCTTCGGCCTCGTTGCGGCGCTCACCGCGCTTGGCGGTCTCATCGCGGCGCGCATCGGCTCGGCGGGCGAGGGCGCGCTCGGCCTTGTCGTCGGCATCGTGCTGGCCGCGGCCCTGCTCTGGCTCGCCATCTCGATCCCGGTCATCGGCGCCATCGTCTGGCTCGCCGCCGTCGCCGCCGGCCTCGGCCTCGTCGTCATGGCGCTGTGGGGGCCGGAACGGGCGGCTTCATAG
- the mgtE gene encoding magnesium transporter: protein MTEISTPHASEETTDEALSPAFVRSVVDAVDRGDKAQARELVLPLRSADTAELLELLRSDERRDLVEMLGSDLNPEVLSELDESVRDHVMELLDPKDIAAALTEMDSDDAVYLLEDMDEAEQREILDQLPASERAALEQSLDYPEYSAGRLMQRELVAVPPFWDVGQTLDYLREAEELPHEFYEIFVVDAGHKPIGTVPLSRVTRSKRPVKISEIMETEQTLIPVAMDQEEVALQFTKYDLISAAVVDDDGRLAGVITVDDIVEVISDEAAEDIRLLAGVGEEAISDTVLQTSRSRVPWLAVNLVTAVIAASVIALFDAAIEKMVALAVLMPIVASMGGNAGTQTMTVTVRALATRDLVHFNARRTILREMLVGLLNGLIFAGLLGGIGGLIFQNAWLGGVLAAAMMINLVVASLTGILVPLGLDKLGADPAVSSPVFVTTTTDVVGFFAFLGLAAVILFY from the coding sequence TTGACCGAAATTTCGACACCACATGCGAGCGAAGAAACGACCGACGAGGCGTTGTCGCCTGCCTTCGTGCGCTCGGTCGTCGATGCGGTCGACCGGGGCGACAAGGCGCAGGCGCGCGAGCTCGTATTGCCGTTGCGCTCGGCCGATACCGCGGAACTCCTTGAACTTTTGCGCAGCGACGAGCGCCGCGACCTTGTCGAGATGCTCGGTTCCGATCTCAATCCGGAGGTGCTGAGCGAGCTTGACGAGAGTGTCCGCGACCATGTGATGGAGTTGCTCGATCCGAAGGACATCGCCGCCGCGCTGACGGAAATGGATTCGGACGACGCCGTCTATCTGCTCGAGGACATGGACGAGGCCGAGCAGCGCGAAATCCTCGATCAGTTGCCGGCGAGCGAGCGCGCGGCACTCGAACAATCGCTCGACTATCCGGAGTACAGCGCCGGCCGGCTGATGCAGCGCGAGCTTGTTGCCGTGCCGCCGTTCTGGGATGTTGGCCAGACGCTCGACTATCTGCGCGAAGCCGAGGAACTGCCGCACGAATTCTACGAAATCTTCGTTGTCGATGCCGGTCACAAACCGATCGGCACCGTGCCGCTGTCGCGCGTCACGCGCTCGAAGCGGCCGGTCAAGATATCGGAAATCATGGAGACCGAGCAGACGCTGATCCCGGTCGCGATGGATCAGGAAGAGGTGGCGCTGCAATTCACCAAATACGATTTGATCTCGGCGGCTGTCGTCGACGACGACGGCCGTCTCGCCGGCGTCATCACGGTTGACGACATCGTGGAAGTCATCAGCGATGAAGCAGCCGAAGACATCCGCCTGCTTGCCGGTGTCGGTGAGGAAGCGATTTCCGACACGGTGCTGCAGACGAGCCGCAGCCGCGTTCCCTGGCTTGCCGTCAATCTGGTGACGGCGGTCATCGCCGCATCTGTGATCGCGCTGTTCGATGCGGCGATCGAAAAGATGGTTGCGCTCGCCGTTCTGATGCCGATCGTCGCCTCGATGGGTGGCAATGCTGGCACGCAAACGATGACCGTGACGGTGCGCGCACTGGCGACGCGCGATCTCGTCCATTTCAACGCGCGTCGAACCATCCTGCGCGAGATGCTGGTCGGATTGCTGAACGGCCTGATTTTCGCCGGTCTGCTTGGGGGTATTGGCGGGCTGATATTCCAGAATGCCTGGCTTGGCGGTGTTTTGGCGGCGGCGATGATGATTAACCTCGTGGTCGCCAGCCTGACGGGCATTCTCGTTCCGCTGGGTCTTGATAAACTCGGGGCGGACCCGGCCGTTTCGTCGCCTGTCTTTGTGACAACGACGACGGATGTGGTCGGTTTCTTTGCGTTCCTGGGACTCGCGGCGGTGATCCTGTTTTACTGA
- the lipB gene encoding lipoyl(octanoyl) transferase LipB — protein sequence MVKPLPLPDTSTQNVEWRVADAPVPYETAVAEMEARVAAIADGTAPELVWLLEHPALYTAGTSADDADLIDPKRFPVFKTGRGGQYTYHGPGQRVAYVMLDLKRRKPDVRAYVQDLEAWLIATLARFDVTGETRADRVGVWVRRPERGLTAEDKIAAIGVRLRKWVTFHGVSLNVDPDLDHFSGIVPCGIAQHGVTSLADLGRKATMADVDAALRETFDSVFGAR from the coding sequence ATGGTTAAGCCCCTGCCGCTCCCCGACACGAGCACGCAAAACGTCGAATGGCGTGTTGCGGATGCGCCGGTACCTTATGAAACGGCGGTGGCGGAGATGGAGGCGCGGGTGGCGGCGATCGCCGACGGGACCGCCCCGGAGCTCGTCTGGCTGCTCGAACACCCGGCGCTCTATACCGCCGGGACCAGCGCCGACGACGCCGATCTCATTGATCCCAAACGCTTTCCCGTCTTCAAGACCGGGCGCGGCGGTCAGTACACCTATCACGGGCCCGGCCAGCGGGTGGCCTATGTGATGCTCGACCTGAAGCGGCGCAAGCCCGACGTGCGCGCCTATGTGCAGGACCTCGAAGCCTGGCTGATCGCCACGCTGGCGCGCTTCGACGTGACCGGCGAGACGCGGGCAGACCGTGTCGGCGTCTGGGTGCGGCGGCCCGAGCGCGGGCTGACGGCCGAAGACAAGATCGCCGCCATCGGCGTGCGCTTGCGGAAATGGGTGACGTTTCATGGGGTTAGCCTCAACGTCGACCCCGACCTCGATCATTTTTCGGGGATCGTGCCGTGCGGGATCGCACAACACGGCGTCACCAGCCTCGCCGATCTCGGCCGCAAGGCGACGATGGCGGACGTGGACGCCGCGCTGCGCGAAACCTTCGACAGCGTCTTCGGCGCGCGCTAA
- a CDS encoding FliM/FliN family flagellar motor switch protein, producing the protein MNSVNNVFVEISVVLGRTTLPIHQLLRMGRGAVIELGTVQDEEVWILANNVPIARGEIVVKGERVAVSITSIVSSIEAGERQD; encoded by the coding sequence GTGAATTCGGTCAACAATGTCTTCGTTGAAATCTCGGTTGTCCTCGGGCGGACGACGCTGCCGATCCATCAGCTTTTGCGGATGGGGCGCGGTGCGGTCATCGAGCTCGGCACTGTGCAGGACGAGGAAGTCTGGATCCTCGCCAACAACGTGCCGATCGCGCGCGGCGAGATCGTGGTCAAGGGCGAACGCGTCGCCGTCTCGATCACGTCGATCGTTTCCAGCATTGAGGCGGGCGAGCGACAGGACTGA
- a CDS encoding kelch repeat-containing protein: MRSASGSGVSAIILGVGLCLAAAPALAEGWRDGTPMTTARAFAGAALIGDDLYVVGGDSTSGPRSVAEIYDVRGDIWRAAVALPVGLQQFGMAELNGRLFVAGGHEAPPPRRADGLFGSDGASAADATTDGGDTDNVWIFDPKIGTWISGPSMPAARAGHGLVAVDGKLYAIGGRGEGASRVFVYDPGRDRWSVSGSPMPSPRLASAYVAAGGLIYAIGGLDSSGAASSRVDIFDPSNGNWRTGPSLPEPRAGHVAAVLGGKLHVTGGEQRRPLRTHADHFVFDLAAGTWRRAPSMPTPRHGAVAAASDGRFIVVGGSPGAGVYTVFTESDMVDIYSE, translated from the coding sequence ATGCGTAGTGCGAGCGGTTCCGGTGTTTCAGCAATTATTCTGGGCGTGGGGCTTTGTCTCGCCGCGGCACCGGCCCTGGCCGAAGGCTGGCGCGACGGGACGCCGATGACGACGGCGCGCGCCTTCGCCGGCGCGGCATTGATTGGCGACGACCTCTATGTGGTCGGCGGCGACAGTACGTCGGGGCCGCGCTCGGTCGCGGAGATCTACGATGTGCGCGGCGACATCTGGCGTGCGGCCGTGGCGTTGCCGGTCGGGTTGCAGCAATTCGGCATGGCCGAACTCAATGGCCGGCTCTTCGTCGCCGGTGGACACGAGGCGCCGCCGCCCCGGCGCGCCGACGGATTGTTCGGGTCGGACGGTGCTTCTGCTGCCGATGCGACGACAGACGGCGGCGATACGGACAATGTCTGGATCTTCGATCCGAAAATCGGAACCTGGATTTCCGGTCCGTCGATGCCGGCGGCGCGCGCCGGTCACGGTCTTGTCGCCGTCGATGGCAAGCTCTACGCAATCGGCGGGCGCGGCGAGGGCGCGTCGCGGGTTTTCGTCTACGATCCGGGCCGCGACCGCTGGAGCGTATCGGGGTCGCCAATGCCGTCGCCGCGCCTTGCCTCCGCCTATGTGGCGGCGGGCGGCCTCATCTATGCAATCGGCGGGCTCGACAGCAGCGGGGCGGCGTCGTCGCGGGTCGACATTTTCGATCCGTCGAACGGCAACTGGCGGACGGGGCCATCGTTGCCCGAGCCTCGCGCCGGGCATGTCGCGGCCGTTCTCGGCGGCAAGCTGCATGTCACGGGCGGCGAACAGCGGCGTCCGTTGCGCACCCATGCCGATCATTTCGTGTTCGATCTGGCGGCCGGCACATGGCGCCGCGCACCCTCAATGCCGACGCCGCGCCACGGCGCCGTTGCGGCGGCCTCGGACGGCCGCTTCATTGTGGTCGGCGGCAGTCCGGGCGCCGGTGTCTACACGGTCTTCACCGAGTCCGACATGGTCGACATCTACTCGGAGTGA
- a CDS encoding phosphoadenylyl-sulfate reductase: MTALDLSRRPRAAAVTESRAAIMDAPTLVSPRLTALREAHQGLTGQALLEQMIRTEFSGRIAVVSSFGAESAVLLHMVAEIDPSTPVIFLNTGKLFGETLRYRDRLQEKLGLTDLRAVGPHPADLAAKDPNGGLWNSDPDACCHVRKVLPLERALKGFDASITGRKRFQTSTRATMDPIEEERVRGTGEPGSAAGSRFKINPLAFWGEAELDAYVDAHKLPRHPLVKDNYLSIGCMPCTERVPEGGSYRDGRWVGRDKDECGIHLPANLDGDGI; encoded by the coding sequence ATGACGGCACTGGATTTGAGCCGGCGTCCCCGCGCCGCCGCGGTCACCGAAAGCCGCGCCGCGATCATGGACGCGCCGACGCTCGTTTCGCCGCGGCTGACCGCATTGCGCGAGGCCCATCAAGGGCTTACGGGGCAGGCGCTGCTCGAGCAGATGATCCGCACGGAGTTTTCCGGCCGCATCGCCGTGGTCTCGTCCTTCGGTGCCGAGTCCGCCGTGCTCCTACACATGGTCGCCGAGATCGATCCGTCGACGCCGGTGATTTTTCTCAACACCGGCAAGCTCTTCGGCGAAACGCTGCGCTATCGTGACCGCCTTCAGGAGAAGCTCGGCCTCACCGATCTGCGCGCTGTCGGCCCGCATCCGGCCGACCTTGCCGCGAAGGATCCCAATGGCGGTCTGTGGAACAGCGATCCCGATGCCTGCTGCCATGTCCGCAAGGTGCTGCCGCTGGAGCGGGCGCTGAAAGGCTTCGACGCCTCGATCACCGGCCGGAAGCGCTTCCAGACCTCCACCCGCGCGACCATGGACCCGATCGAGGAAGAGCGCGTGCGCGGCACCGGCGAGCCGGGGTCCGCCGCCGGAAGCCGCTTTAAAATCAACCCGCTGGCCTTCTGGGGCGAGGCGGAGCTCGACGCCTATGTCGATGCGCACAAGCTGCCGCGCCATCCGCTGGTCAAGGACAACTACCTCTCCATCGGCTGCATGCCCTGCACCGAGCGCGTGCCCGAAGGCGGGTCCTATCGCGACGGCCGTTGGGTTGGCCGCGACAAGGACGAGTGCGGCATCCACCTGCCGGCCAATCTGGACGGCGACGGGATTTGA